One Cytophagia bacterium CHB2 genomic region harbors:
- a CDS encoding 2-oxoacid:acceptor oxidoreductase subunit alpha, producing the protein METAVQHLPPTVPQNGKATVNDFNIHVATANGTGSQSSNLVLMRAIFQMGIPVSGKNLFPSNIQG; encoded by the coding sequence GTGGAGACTGCTGTTCAACACCTGCCCCCGACTGTTCCGCAAAATGGCAAAGCTACTGTCAACGATTTCAATATTCACGTTGCGACCGCCAATGGCACCGGCAGCCAAAGCTCAAACTTGGTACTGATGCGCGCCATTTTCCAGATGGGAATTCCGGTTTCCGGAAAAAATCTCTTTCCTTCCAACATTCAAGG
- a CDS encoding DUF72 domain-containing protein, with amino-acid sequence MDLPPSRAVPQNLFIGIAGWQDPALLPLLASQNFNGVLAFLARAFNLIEISSSFYQPLDLKTAQQWLDLTKDNLRLRFTVRLWQKLVREHSANFKTDVHQFKAGLEPFVQSRRLGALIAPFSPAFRQSRANQDWILGLADAFAGYPFVIELHHHSWQEAGAQQDLLNSGASIAHVDQPRFGRSFIFNQKAPSRLAYLRFDGRNQATWLEANASRDQRHDYIYSAADLATIAANIKTLLGQTSACYAVFNNYTNGQALANALQLQAALTGAGINAPAALRHRFPFLEERI; translated from the coding sequence ATGGATTTGCCGCCCTCTCGAGCTGTTCCTCAAAATCTTTTTATCGGCATTGCTGGCTGGCAAGACCCGGCCCTGCTGCCATTGCTCGCAAGTCAAAATTTCAACGGCGTGCTTGCGTTTCTGGCGCGCGCGTTCAACCTCATTGAAATCTCCTCGAGTTTCTATCAACCGCTCGATCTCAAAACCGCACAACAATGGCTCGATTTGACGAAAGACAATCTCCGGCTTCGCTTTACCGTGCGCTTGTGGCAAAAACTCGTGCGTGAACATTCGGCCAACTTCAAAACAGATGTCCACCAATTCAAAGCCGGCCTCGAACCATTCGTACAGAGCAGGCGTTTGGGCGCATTAATCGCGCCTTTTTCGCCGGCGTTTCGCCAATCTCGCGCAAATCAAGATTGGATATTGGGGCTGGCAGATGCGTTTGCGGGCTATCCGTTCGTGATCGAATTGCATCATCATTCCTGGCAAGAGGCCGGGGCGCAGCAGGATTTGTTGAACAGCGGCGCCAGCATTGCGCATGTCGATCAGCCGCGGTTTGGGCGATCGTTTATATTCAATCAAAAAGCGCCCAGCCGGCTTGCCTATTTGCGTTTTGACGGGCGCAATCAAGCCACCTGGCTGGAAGCAAACGCAAGCCGCGATCAGCGCCATGATTATATTTATTCTGCGGCGGACTTGGCGACCATCGCTGCCAACATAAAAACCCTGCTTGGGCAAACCTCGGCCTGCTATGCCGTTTTCAACAATTATACCAACGGCCAGGCGCTCGCCAATGCCTTGCAGTTGCAAGCGGCGTTGACCGGCGCCGGCATAAATGCGCCCGCCGCGTTGCGGCATCGTTTTCCATTTCTGGAAGAAAGAATTTGA
- a CDS encoding molybdenum cofactor guanylyltransferase: MPLILNSAALILAGGNSSRLGRAKAFLPWQGMTFIETLVTNLKDVCQEVLLVTTPQHDFTSLPVRIVHDILPGKNSLGGLYAGLRQSNQPVNFVCACDMPLLLPALVRNLIDKLEGFDAVVPFAHDRLQPLCAVYTKACLPFIEQQLQQNALRMTAWLAQARVRIVPEAELRGIDPALRSFFNVNTEEDYQKLLEAAHPRL, from the coding sequence ATGCCTTTGATTCTCAACAGCGCCGCTCTCATTTTGGCGGGCGGAAATAGCAGCCGGCTGGGGCGCGCGAAAGCCTTTTTGCCCTGGCAAGGCATGACTTTCATCGAAACGCTGGTCACGAATTTGAAGGACGTTTGTCAAGAGGTGTTGCTCGTGACAACGCCGCAGCATGATTTCACCTCTCTGCCTGTGCGCATTGTTCATGACATTCTCCCCGGCAAAAACAGTCTTGGCGGTTTATATGCCGGCCTCCGGCAATCAAACCAGCCGGTGAATTTTGTATGCGCGTGCGATATGCCTTTGTTGCTGCCGGCTTTGGTGCGCAACCTGATCGACAAACTCGAAGGATTCGACGCCGTTGTTCCTTTTGCGCATGATCGCCTGCAGCCGTTGTGCGCGGTTTACACCAAAGCTTGCTTGCCGTTTATCGAACAGCAGCTTCAGCAGAATGCGCTTCGCATGACGGCATGGCTCGCACAGGCGCGCGTGCGCATTGTGCCGGAGGCGGAATTGCGCGGCATCGATCCCGCGCTGCGGTCATTCTTCAATGTCAACACCGAGGAAGATTACCAGAAGTTGCTCGAGGCTGCACACCCTCGGCTTTGA